In Rhodamnia argentea isolate NSW1041297 chromosome 1, ASM2092103v1, whole genome shotgun sequence, the genomic window CTTTTGGGTTCTCATTGTCCCCTTAAGGCTTAATGCCTTTGTGGTTAGATTGAGATGTCATTTCAGGAGGTGGAAGCAATCACTCACATTGCATTGCATGCAGGCAATATCTACTTTTCATTTTTGGCAATCGTTTGAGCCATTTTCTCATCTTAAAGATCCATTCAGTGATGATTGCTGCTTGCTTCGTCTTTTTACAGAGTTGATCCTCAGTCCTGCTTCActgtgtttcctttttttttgtccccctCTGTATATATAATCAGTGTCTttagctgctgcttcttctttttcccccctccATGGTTTTGTGTTTTAAAGTGCTGATTTATTGATTGCTTTTGCTTAGTTTCCCTCTCCTTTCATCTGCACTTGATATCTTTTTGGACCAATGCCATCATTGTGAAGTActaatcttcttttcttttttgtgtgaaatgaaaattttctaacaCCTTTCCCTAATGTCCTTGTAAATGAGCACATCAGATGGGATGGGCTCATTAAGGTAGACTCTCTCAATGCATGCCTCAAGTGATCATTCATTTTGTATGCAGGTggttctttatttctttttgatCGGAAGGTACTCAGATACTTCAGAAAAGATGGGCATaactggaggaagaaaaaggatgggaagACAGTGAAGGAAGCTCATGAGAGACTCAAGGTAAGGATATCTGACTTTTGTAGTTTTATTCTGAAGGTCTTTTGATGCTTTCTTAATAATAGATGAAGTATAATCATTTCAGGCGGGAAGTGTTGACGTGTTGCATTGCTATTATGCACACGGGGAacataatgaaaattttcaacgaCGCACCTATTGGATGCTTGAAGAGTGAGTTTTCTGTAAGGTCTTACCGAATTATCTTTAAAGAATAAGGTTATCGGGATAAAGAGGCCAtcaattagaaatttttatattcTGTGTGGGTGTGCTTTTTGCATTTTATTTATGTGGGGGTCTTATGGGGTTGTGGTTTATTACATAATATGTATACGTGTCTGTAGATAGATAGATGGATAAGGCACACAGTTGACAGCAAGGAAAAATGTGCCTTTAAGTTATATCAGTTAGTTAGTTAGTTTGGAATTCTATAACGCTTTCTTTGAACAATCGTTTGAAAATTATATCTTTCTCTTCTTGGTATATTTTCCATAGGAGATTATTATTGGAGCTCATCCAGAGGAAGGCAAAATGTCTGACTgtggttttctctttttccatcttttttgcTGACTGTTACAGGGAGCTCTCTCACATTGTTCTGGTGCACTACCTTGAAGTAAAGGTGCTTATTACCTTTTATTTCTCCCTCTTTTCTGTGCTATCCTCTCTCTTCAATCTGATTGCTGCTGCTGGCATAGTGTTATCTCGCTGCAATAAACATTGTTTTAGAATTTAACTAGATAAAAAACTGGTGAAGCCACTGGCTTGTGGTTCGACTGTGCTAACTAGTTAATTGCTGGTCTAAGCGAGTGAAGGTTTGCAGTTCAACCTTGCTACCCATTTCCACTGCCGGGTAGATGTAAATAAGTAGTGAAATGGTTTCAGTATTTATTTATACATCAATCAAGGCTTCtgtacacacacacatataagaGGGAAAGAGATGTTGCGACCCTCTATATTTAGTGGACTGGTGGCCCCAAGGGACTTCATAATTACATATGACTGTCATTCTAGAGCACTTGCTTTAACCTTTACAGAGCCTTTCTCAATTTCCACACTTAATCAGTGTGAGCTTTACTCTCGAACCCTTGTGGCACAATAACTTGAGTCCCAATAATGGTGACCACATCTGCTGGGATGTGACGTTTGGACATAGAAGGGAGTCCTGGTGGCAGAGCCAGGTGCTCTTATTTTAAGACAGTATGGGGATGATTGCTTTTATCACTGACAATCAAATAGAGGGCCCCAAGGGCACCATATTCTAGGTTCCAAACCATGTGATTGACCAAGTCCATTATCTGTTGGGGGTCCAGAATGTTACGAATAAATCCATTGAATCTCCATGTAAGGGTTTTGTAAACATGTCATCAAGTTGTCGAATGGTTTTAGGATAAGATGTCAGcaagtttttcacttttttaacaTAACTATGGTAATTAGTCCTTGGCAAAGCTTTTCTTGCTTGAAATACAGTCAACCTTAACAGGCTTAGTACACTCGTCAGACACAAAATTAGGTGCAATATGAAAAGTGGGCTGCTTGTCACACTGCTGCTTCATTGGCTTAATCTCCTTGAGTTCAAGCTCCTTAAGAATCTGTCAAGTGCCCATTAAGTCATATCGCATGTAGCCTGGACATAGGCAAGACTATGGACTGTTTCCTTTTCTCCATGAGAGAAGATTGCCTCCAACAAATATGGAATGGTAGGCAGTAGACTTCCTCTCAGAATAGATCCTTCCAGTTATCAGGAAAAAAACCTCCTTCcctgaaaattttcatataaaatGTCATATTGGTAGTAGTTGGATATCACAATCATTGAGGAGCTCAAGGAGATGGCTTGGAATGAATTTCTGCAGATTGCAAAGGCAATGTTGGGTCTAGTGCAACAAGATAGTTCTGCTTCCCAACTACCCTTTTATATCTGTTCGAATGCTCAGAAAAGCCCCCATCATCAGCTACCAGAAATCACATTGGAATTGAATGGAGTGTTTGGTGGTGTAAGGCCCTAACATGCTGGTCTTGGCCCATAATTCCGGTGCATACTTTCATTGACACAAAAGTATAACCTGGTTGGATCTTGCCACCTTAAAACCATAAATTGTTTACAACTTTCCAGGAGGTTTGTCTAAAACCTTGCCACATCAACTTTCCCTTCTAGAAGAGTAATGGATGTATTTCTCTCATATTGCATAAATCTCTGCAGACCTCTACGCTATTCATACATTACTGGGTAGATCCAGTCCTTTAAAAGCTCCCAACAAGCTTAACTCTATTTCCAATCAACAGTGCTTTCACTGTAaaagaaattctttttatttgtgGTTTAGTGGAACAAAAAATCAGTGATAGTGCAATCCTCGAGGGTACTGGCTACGTCTAATTTCTGTTAGTATCATAATATCTTATCTTCGCAGAATTGCTAATTTGGTTGCTTTAACCCTGTACAAGCAGTGtctcttttgaaaatcaacTGTCTTGTTGCCACAAGAGTCTAGACTAATTGAGTCATGAGAATCAATCAACAAGTTTCTGCACTGTAAATGCAATTGTATCTTATATCTTTTCTCTTGCTATATGATGATCTCACTATTATGGGCGCGTTTTTCTCAGGGAAACAGGATGAACATCCATCGAATCAAAGACACTGAAGAGATGATTTCCTTGTCCCGTGAAACTGAAGCTAGTTATGAGATAAATAGTTCTCTGTCTTCTAATTCTCACCAAAATAACTACCAAGTTCCTTCTCAAACAATGGATAGCTCTAGCCCTCAGGCATCGGAGTATGGGGATGCTGAATCAGGTTCATTTCTGTGTTCTATCCCAGTTATCATTCCTAGAGTATCGTGTAGTTCAAAGTGCATCATAGAGTcattgtcatttttcaaattaaaaaattaactctCTTCTTGATTATTCTTATACTATGCACAGCATACAGTAACCAGGCAAATTCCGGAATTCACTCTATCGTTGACTTTCAAGAGGCtggaatgcaaaatattgacACTGGACACTCTCATCCTTATTATCCAGCTTCAAATTTGAGTAATCAGTGCATTCTTTTTCTCTGTATAAACTATTTCCCCTTGATTTGGAGAGCATTCATAGCAATTGCTTCTAGGCTTCTTGAGCTTcttatcttttcatttcttatcttataaCTTATTGTCACCAATCTTATGGTAGTGTTGTCAACTTCCAGCAGATGATTATCAAGGAAACCTGTCTGTTAACCCCGGAAtggattttctctctttttctccagCTGATACCACTAGAGAGTGTGATGTTGCTGGTTTAGCATTAGAGCCTCAGAAGCATCTTGATTTTCCATCTTGGGAGCAGGCATTAGAAAGTCGTTCTTCTGGTGCCCAATCTAATATTATTCAGCCGTCAGTTTCTTCTGCACAACCTGTCACCCCTGAAATCATGCCTAAACATGGTCATGATATACTAGGGCAGCTTTTCACTGATGGTATCAGTTCGAAGCAGGAGATTGGGATCCGATCACAGGACCAAGAAGAATTACAGGTACTTGAAGATAGCTATGTGTATTTGATCCTTCTTTAGTTACAAAAATTTGTGCTCTAAGCATAGTGTTAATATCTATGCAATCTGTGTGCATTAATCTTGTTGGTCAGatgatatttatagaataaAACGAATTGTGAAATAGTTAAACTGTGGAGCAAATCGCTTTTTAAAAGCTTTAGTTGTTTTTCTATTATGAGGTAtataacctttttcatgagataTTGAGGAACATCCTTCTTAGATTAATAGTACCTGGATCATCTTAATCTGCTCTTGATGGTTCTTATATTCTACTAATGGGTGTTTTTTCATGTAGCAGAGCTTACAGTTTCCTTAATATATGCATTAATCAAGCATTTTAACCTGATTCTGAAGTTGATTCACACCTTGTCTAAGTGACCTGGGATCCGAAGTCGCATGCAGACATAGCCTTTAATTTTGTTGTAGTTACATGGATAAAATTATGCTGCTGATTCACTAGTGTTTTTGGTGTCTTGCCAGGTACATATAACCAATAAAATTGCAGAGAGTGTAAGCACAGAAAATGGACATTATACGAACTCATTCTTAGATGGCAATGTCGCATTAGAGGGAAAAGCCGGCTGCCCTTCTACGGGAAAACAGCCATTTGCCAATATCCTAGCagaagaaggcttgaagaagaTCGACAGTTTCAACCGGTGGATGAGTAAACAACTAGGGGATGTGAATGAGTTACTTGGTCAGTCCACTACTGGAGCCTACTGGAGTGCGGTTGTCAGTGACGGTGTTGATTCGAGTGACTCTCAGCAGCATGAAAATGACTTtatgctcactccctctctttcccaGGAACAGCTATTTAGCATTGTAGATTTTTCACCAAGTTGGACATATGCTGGTTTAGAAATCAAGGTACTCTTGACTGAAATTTCCACATTGTGCACTGCTAGCATCGTCATAGCTTTTGCACCTATCAGAAGTTTGAATGGAGCAATACTTGCTTTGTTTTGTACTTAAAGTGATGCCACTTCCTCTTTGCTATGCGGTACAGGTGCTAATCACTGGAAGGTTCTTGAGAAGTCAACAAGAAGCAGAGCTATTCAAATGGTCTTGCATGTTTGGTGAAGTAGAAGTTCCAGCCGAGGTTATAGCGGATGGTGTTCTGTGTTGCCATGCTCCGGTGCACAAGGCTGGGAGGGTTCCCTTTTACATCACATGCTCCAATAGGGTGGCATGTAGCGAACTTCGTGAGTTTGAATTTCGTGTGAACAACTCTCATGGTATGATTTCTGCAGATACTAAAGATTGCAGTGTAAATGAGGGTGTAGATGAGACTCTTTACATGCGTTTTGCAAAGTTGCTGTGTGCAAACTCTCCGCGTCTCAACAACAGCAATATTGGGGAAAACTCGCAGTTGAGAAGTAAGATCTGCTCATTGCTTAAAGACGATGATGCTCATGGGGATCATGTCTTGGAAAGTTCTTCAGATGAGTTTTCTtcagagagagtgagggagcAGTTATTCGAAAAGCTACTCAAGGAGAAGTTATGCGAATGGCTCATAGAAAAGTCGGCTGAGGGAGGAAAAGGTGCCAGTGTATTGGATGAGGGCGGCCAAGGTGTGCTACATTTTGCATCTGCTCTTGGCTATGATTGGGCCCTGCAACCAACAATTATTGCTGGTGTAAATGTAAATTTTCGGGATGCAAATGGGTGGACTGCACTACACTGGGCAGCATCTTTGGGCAGGTATATGCTTTTGGAAGTTCGTACCTGGTTTTCTGGATTGCTGTTTACACCTAAATGAGCCCTcagatcttcaattttttttctcttagaGTTGCCAATAACCAAGTCTGGACTGAGATTTGGTCCACCCTCAGTTGTAAACATTCAATAGACTCTGATTTAATTATTAGGCATGGAATTGGTGGACTATCAGTGGTTCACCATGCTATTGATAGTTTTAAGCTTCATGGGGAGTACCTAAAGTTGTTTTCGTGAAAAACTTAATCAATTGAACATTCCAGTGAAAAGTTATCTCCTGTTATATGCACTTGAATGTGTCTGCTGTATCTTGTAATGATATGTAGAATGTTATATGATGATGCTCAtatctacattttctttttttggtataATACCATTTGATCATTGTTGTGTTAATGATATCAGAGAGTGGACGGTTGCTTCCCTCATCTCTCTTGGTGCATCACCAGGAGCATTAACTGATCCAACTCCCACTTATACAACGGGCAGAACACCTGCAGATTTAGCCTCTGCCAATGGGCACAAAGGGATTGCCGGTTATCTTGCTGAATCTGCTTTGAGTGCTCACCTTTCATTGCTGAATCTGGACACTACTGGGGGTGATGCCTCTCATGGTTCTGGAGGAAAAGCAGTACAAACTATTTCAGAAAGAAGTCCCACTCCAATCAGAGAAGGAGACTTGCCAAGCGGTCTTTCACTTAAAGATTCGTTGGCTGCTGTTTGCAATGCCAGTCAAGCTGCTGCACGAATTCATCAAGTTTTTAGAATGCAGTCTTTCCAAAGAAAGCAATTGAAAGAGTATGGTGATGATAGACATGGAATTTCAGATGAACATGCTCTTTCACTGGTTGCAACAAAGGTATACAAACCAGGACAAGTTGATGAACCTTTGCATGCTGCGGCAATTCGGATACAGAACAAATTTCGAGGATGGAAAGGTCGAAAAGACTTTTTAATCACCCGGCAGCGAATTGTCAAAATTCAGGTACATTGCATACCTCCCCCTTTGGCTTATCACATTTCTTTTGAAATCTCTGAACCCTTTTTCCTTAGAAGTTTCTGAAGCTCCTTTTTGTTTCTAGAAGAAAATTATTAACGTTCTTGTTTTTCAATTGGCTTCAGTTTTCTTTTCAGAAGTTACCTAACCTTTGAAATGACAAGTTTTCATCTTTCGATTAAAGGCCCATTTCAGAGGTCACCAGGTGCGGAAAAGCAAAAATATACTTTGGTCCGTGGGAATTGTCGAGAAGGTTATTTTGCGTTGGAGAAGAAAGGGAAGTGGTCTACGGGGTTTTAAACGAGAAGCACTTACTGAGGCCTCCAGCATGCAGGATGCCCCCTCAGATGAGGATGAGTATGATTTACTGAAAGAAGGACGAAAGCAGACTGAAGAAAGGTTGCAAAAAGCTCTTGCTAGGGTGAAGTCCATGGTGCAATACCCTGAGGCCCGGGATCAATATAGTAGATTGCTAAATGTTGTTTCTGAAATACAAGAAGCCCAGGTAATTCCGGTGTTACTAAAATATGTTTTTAGTGAAGGTTTTCACTAACTGCCAAAatgctctcctctctctctctctctctctctctataggtCACGCACCACTTTTGTCTGCACACCATTCGTGCACACCACTTTGGACACAGCACGCACACTTATACTACATTAATGCACTGGGGGATTTGATGGAGGCGATTTTGTAGGAAATTGTCCATCCTATTTCGTCCATCTTACCCCCTGCCTGCATTCTCCGGCATTATGTGCTTTCTTAAGTTGTATTTTCAAATGGTGACAGGCATGAGGTCTTTCAAATGCTTGCTTTTGTAGTCGAAATGACTAGAAAATTTATGTATGACAGTTATGAAGAAACAGTAAAACTATTCCTTGCATTTTCTCCTGCTTCAATGTGATCTCATGACGGTTATCATTCTGGTCCATGATTTACAGGTTGAACACGAAAATACACGCAACAGAAATGGAGAAGCAACAGATTTTtatgatgatttgattgatctTGAAGAACTATTGGACGACGATACTTTGGAGCCTATGGCACCCTGACCCCACAATCTATATTTCCATCTGTAGAGTTTGCAAATTAACTGGTAAACTGAACCGGCAAAAACTGTATAATTACTGACATCTAGTGTACAGATGTATGCAACAGTTAATTCAACTAGTTGCTTGTTCACCAAAATCATGGACTCTGCCGATCCATGGGCATAAAGGTTCTGTGTACATCATTAAGAGGGGCTGGAATTGGAGATATGAGGCATACTTAAGAATGTTACGCGTAAATTTTAACCTTAAATTGTAGATACGGGCTTCttaagaaaattccaaatgatTTAAATAGTTTTGTCTGAAATATGCAACCtatcatgatgaatccttgcaTTCATAGATGACTGCCCCAAGCCCAATCGTGTGCAGGTATTGTTGTCCTCAACACGTTGATGTCCCTTCCACTTGGTTTTGTAACTTGGTCTGTACCATAAGTATGGAGAAAGCTGATTAGCATTAACTACAGAAAACATAATGAGACACCTCATTTTTAAAAGAACCCTAGTGTATTGGCTTCAACGGTCTAATCTTTCTGTGAATTGTGCAATCATTATGTGAGGCTACCCGGAAGATTTGGTGGGACTCGATGGTTACACTATGACAAGGATGAATGCTCAAGAGAACCTCGTATCGGTCTTTGACATAATTAAAGTTCTGCTTCTCGGCAACCATGTCGAATAGGACAAGTATCAGCCCTTTTACCTGCTCACCATCAATATCAATAAAATGGCATTGTTAAACAAAGCAGAACTTTGTGTATATTGCTTCACACAGCTCATGCAATTTATAatatcatcaatttctttttcaatcggGTGCATTACATGTGATCCTATAATAAGCATTCTACATGAATTGTCCACAATCTTTTGGCCATAATACGCAACTTGCTAGGCTTCACGATTTCTTTCACATCCAAGGCAAAGGACACATGAACCATGGCTCTCTCCTTTACTGAAGCCTAATCTCCTGTATGTACACCTCAATGGGAATCACAATGCTATGGTTACTGtggtttgctttctttttaaGCTGGTACAACAAAACCCCAACCAACAACCACCCACCCACCACCCACCCCCCCGCGGGTgcggcaaaataaaaaaaaaatggagctcTCGGAACAAAACAATATTTGCTCAATGTCAGCTTAAAATCCCGGTAATGCTGACAGATCGGCAATGCCACTTGGAAGGTCGGAGATTTCTTTAAGAAGCCTAAGCCTGTTGTTTCTGATTCTGTCATCCTCCTGCACAAAGAGATCTAAACCCATGACCGGTGTAAATAATCAGTTGCACATATACATAGAAATATGATGGGAAGTGTCACTGTGGAGTAATATCATGAGGATGCTCCGAGTTGAGCTACAGACCACTTCATCCAATAAAGTCAGAAGGTCAAAGTTGACGCTGACGTCTCCTGTCCCAGAGACTTATGTCGTTTGGTGCTTACGTGTTCATTCGTAACTCATGAGTATAAAGCATCTACCTTTCATCCAGTTTCAAATACACTGATGGCAACACACCAACCAACCTAACAGATGGTCCATGAATCTATACGAATATTCCGGAAGTGCAGCAAGCGgtcaaaatttaatttccccGTGAAACCAGATTACTCATATATATCATGAATTGAGGAAAAACATACCACCATGACAAAAACGTTATTGAAGAAGTCCTCCAATGGCTGTACAAGCTTTGCAGATACATCAACAAAAGCATCAACCTCAATGGCTGAAGGAGAATGCAAAACTCAAATCAGAGTGGAATcaatttcaacatttttttattatcagcaattaaagacaaaagaaaagttggaCTACAGGACATTCATTAGATTAAGGGGCAGAAGGGCtcgaaaaaattacaattggATCGGAAAAGAACAGTGACTTTTTTATGGTAAGTAGATCAATACCAggatttatttggttttttactGACAAGAAGGTGTCCCACAAAGCCCTCTCTTCACTTGTGTCAAATGCAGCTTCATTCACCTAAACAGATGATAGCAGAAAAAAGAGTTTCCAACAGCATTATTTACAACACTATACAGGACTTCAGAAACGACTGAAAGACTTCCATGAGAATGTCAGATCGACCTCTGGTAGTTGGGTAGATAACTGACTCTCATCTTACAACATTTTGACGAGAACTATTCCATACTGTTTCAAAAGTTAAGGTTGGAAGAATAGTTGCCTAGCTCATGACAACAATGATCGTGGTGAGACAAAGTGAATAAGGACATTTGCTGGAAATGTAGAATGTGGACATTATGAAGGGTAAACCACTTCTGGTTTGCTAATCTATACACTTTCAAGAACTCATAGGCTCATTCACCATTTTTATGGGGGAATGAACAAATCTAGAAAAGTGTACCTTTGACAATAATATAGGACTAGTAGCACTTATTTCCTATTTGATTTCCAGAATTTATAAAGCTTACATTATGCCTAAGATTCCTTGATATTTATCTTCTAGCATATGTACCCAAACATTAAAACTGTTCTAATATTTCATTTGTATATAAAATGTCCTCTTCTAGTCAGAATTACCTCCATGGTGCCAACATCCTTGCCACGGGTTATTCTCGTGGGGCGAGAGTATGCTTCAACAACCTTTGGGAAAAGTTCTCCTTTTGATAGAGCTTCCATCTAGAAGAAAATGTTTGACATACAATTAAAAGTTGATGAACATCCATGGGTAATGGCAAAGCAGATGAATGACTTTTTGTCTCCTTTAAGTACTAAGAAGTTCTTATTTAAGAATTTAATATCGTAAGTGTAGGATAACCTTGAAGCAAGTATACATAGgtcaatagaaaaaataaagcaGTATATATAGGTTCAGCATGCAAACATCTTCCAGTTGCTTTCTCAAAGGACATCCCTCCCTCTTTCCAACTTCAGTAATGAGAGCACTGCACTGTCTTATCAGCTACACATATCTACATCATCTCTGGACTCATGTTGAACTATCAGAAACATCTGTTTTCGTTTCAGCTCCAAATCTAGTTTGAGCCTTTTAAACGGCTTTTGTCTTACTGACTGAAGCATGAATTGAAGATGAGGTTTGAGTTTCTGGAAAAACTGGCAACAGGTTCACTTACTTTGAATGCAGATTTTGCTGCGAGGCAAGGCACGTTTGCCCGTTCTAGAAGGACAGATCGAACTATTTCAGGACTAATTCCCTTATCaacctgaaatttgaaaaaccATTTTGTATTAGGTCAAAAGCTGGCTGCTCATCTTATCTCTTGCCAGAAACTATAATAATGATGGGAGAGACAATCTAAGTACCAGTTCCATAAAAATAATCAGTAGGTAGCAACACAAGGGAGCTGAAAAATGATGTTAAATGTTGACTATTGTTTCCGGTCTTGTATCTTTTGGAGGTGTACGTTGGATGGTATAATGTGGTAATACAATACCATGTTTTTGGTACAGTAGAATAACCATCTTATTTTGTTAGACTAGTTTAGATATCACCAATATATCCACATGCATAGAATAATAACGTGAGCCGTATTCTTTTCCATTCACTTTTCTGATTGAGCTCTGCAGCAAGGGAGATGTACATACCCAAATGCTGGAACTAAGTACAACTTCCTTCATATCAAATAGAGTATGATGTGCACATGAAATGTCAATTTAAGTAAGAAGTCCCATAAAGGCAAAGTAAGAAGTCCCATACACAGAGTACACATACCAAAAATTGCTCCAATCTCCGAGTGACAAATTGATGTacctaaaagaaaataaaattatcattaCTTGGAGTAACACTATTGAATCTATTAGTGCACGCTTAACTCAATCAGGAGGTACACTTTACTGAATTACTAGTTCCTGGGATAGGCAATGTTTCAAAACAACTTCTTTTGGGAAAAGAAtgttagaagtgccataactttcatatgGCGGTCATTTTGATGCCAAAACTTTTCGCTGTATCACTTATGTgccaaataagagaaaaaacgATTGCTTAAGTGCTTCCGGCGGCATATTCTGGCCAAAAGTCCTATGTGGCTTCTTAAATTATTGTTCAACTCCAACATggctttttaaaaagaaattgaagtccAACATGGAAAATTTTCGTCCAACCAGGCAAAGTGGCTCTATTTTTCACAATGGAGAAACAGAGCTCTGTTTATCTTGTGGTTCGCCTTGATAATGCTCCCATTCTCATTTGCTGCAGCTCGGGATGACGAAATCCGAAGCATGGGCGAAGATGGGACCAGTTCTTTGAGtttagaggaagaagaggaggcttTGCAGTGAAGATGAGACCATGAGTGAAGACGAAGATAAAGCCAATGACACAGGTCGGTTGAATCTACAATCCTTGCGGAACATCGAGGAGATCTTGAAGATCGTGACATGGCTGATCGACGGTATACGTGCCCAACGACCCCATCTTCAACAACCACGGGAAGCTTTACATAATGCCTCTCCACTTAATCTGCTTCAAGAATCACCTTGAACTAGAACACCAATCACTCAATTCTTTAATGACCTCAAATCTGCTTTTTTGGGGCTCTCGCTCACTCTCTCGCAGATAATCATTTGCAACTTCACAAGTCATTTCAATGGGTAGGGTTAGGGTTTGCTTCTTTGccccaattttgattgaaattctCCGGCGAGTCCACGTCAGCCATTTTATTATAAATTgatgccacgtcggatttccgaCATCCCAAatcagagttggcacttaattgATTGTTTATTTGCCAAAATGGCACTGAAGTCATCCATCGAAAAGTTTTgccactaaagtgagcgctgtgCAAAAGTTATGGCAGTGTCCTTTTCCCATACTTTTCAATCCACTTTGGATCATGCAAATTCATTGTGCAAGGCACATAAAGTTGGCCGCTCAGCCTGACTGGAGGATGCCATGTTTAGGGACTGGATGCTGTCGTCACAGTAATGGGAAAATGCACAGCCATTCAATCTTTAACACAAGTCAAGGATCTTACATTAGTTAATGTCCTCTCCTCAACTTCAAGGGGTTGGACATCAGCTGCAATTCCTAATGCATGTTTCAGATTGAGGTTCTTGTCCTTCTCCACCAGCACTTGAACCTAACAATACAGCAACGTATTCAAATGATAAATTGACCTTTAAGTGCATCACCAACGGGAAGCAGCAAGAAAGGACACGGATAACTCACAAGTCCATAAGAAATTCTCCTCAACCCGAAAGGGTCATTGGTTG contains:
- the LOC115738860 gene encoding calmodulin-binding transcription activator 3 isoform X1 gives rise to the protein MADARRYVLGNPLDIQQILLDAQHRWLRPAEICEILQNYKNFQIAPEPANMPPSGSLFLFDRKVLRYFRKDGHNWRKKKDGKTVKEAHERLKAGSVDVLHCYYAHGEHNENFQRRTYWMLEEELSHIVLVHYLEVKGNRMNIHRIKDTEEMISLSRETEASYEINSSLSSNSHQNNYQVPSQTMDSSSPQASEYGDAESAYSNQANSGIHSIVDFQEAGMQNIDTGHSHPYYPASNLTDDYQGNLSVNPGMDFLSFSPADTTRECDVAGLALEPQKHLDFPSWEQALESRSSGAQSNIIQPSVSSAQPVTPEIMPKHGHDILGQLFTDGISSKQEIGIRSQDQEELQVHITNKIAESVSTENGHYTNSFLDGNVALEGKAGCPSTGKQPFANILAEEGLKKIDSFNRWMSKQLGDVNELLGQSTTGAYWSAVVSDGVDSSDSQQHENDFMLTPSLSQEQLFSIVDFSPSWTYAGLEIKVLITGRFLRSQQEAELFKWSCMFGEVEVPAEVIADGVLCCHAPVHKAGRVPFYITCSNRVACSELREFEFRVNNSHGMISADTKDCSVNEGVDETLYMRFAKLLCANSPRLNNSNIGENSQLRSKICSLLKDDDAHGDHVLESSSDEFSSERVREQLFEKLLKEKLCEWLIEKSAEGGKGASVLDEGGQGVLHFASALGYDWALQPTIIAGVNVNFRDANGWTALHWAASLGREWTVASLISLGASPGALTDPTPTYTTGRTPADLASANGHKGIAGYLAESALSAHLSLLNLDTTGGDASHGSGGKAVQTISERSPTPIREGDLPSGLSLKDSLAAVCNASQAAARIHQVFRMQSFQRKQLKEYGDDRHGISDEHALSLVATKVYKPGQVDEPLHAAAIRIQNKFRGWKGRKDFLITRQRIVKIQAHFRGHQVRKSKNILWSVGIVEKVILRWRRKGSGLRGFKREALTEASSMQDAPSDEDEYDLLKEGRKQTEERLQKALARVKSMVQYPEARDQYSRLLNVVSEIQEAQVEHENTRNRNGEATDFYDDLIDLEELLDDDTLEPMAP
- the LOC115738860 gene encoding calmodulin-binding transcription activator 3 isoform X2, whose protein sequence is MADARRYVLGNPLDIQQILLDAQHRWLRPAEICEILQNYKNFQIAPEPANMPPSGSLFLFDRKVLRYFRKDGHNWRKKKDGKTVKEAHERLKAGSVDVLHCYYAHGEHNENFQRRTYWMLEEELSHIVLVHYLEVKGNRMNIHRIKDTEEMISLSRETEASYEINSSLSSNSHQNNYQVPSQTMDSSSPQASEYGDAESAYSNQANSGIHSIVDFQEAGMQNIDTGHSHPYYPASNLNDYQGNLSVNPGMDFLSFSPADTTRECDVAGLALEPQKHLDFPSWEQALESRSSGAQSNIIQPSVSSAQPVTPEIMPKHGHDILGQLFTDGISSKQEIGIRSQDQEELQVHITNKIAESVSTENGHYTNSFLDGNVALEGKAGCPSTGKQPFANILAEEGLKKIDSFNRWMSKQLGDVNELLGQSTTGAYWSAVVSDGVDSSDSQQHENDFMLTPSLSQEQLFSIVDFSPSWTYAGLEIKVLITGRFLRSQQEAELFKWSCMFGEVEVPAEVIADGVLCCHAPVHKAGRVPFYITCSNRVACSELREFEFRVNNSHGMISADTKDCSVNEGVDETLYMRFAKLLCANSPRLNNSNIGENSQLRSKICSLLKDDDAHGDHVLESSSDEFSSERVREQLFEKLLKEKLCEWLIEKSAEGGKGASVLDEGGQGVLHFASALGYDWALQPTIIAGVNVNFRDANGWTALHWAASLGREWTVASLISLGASPGALTDPTPTYTTGRTPADLASANGHKGIAGYLAESALSAHLSLLNLDTTGGDASHGSGGKAVQTISERSPTPIREGDLPSGLSLKDSLAAVCNASQAAARIHQVFRMQSFQRKQLKEYGDDRHGISDEHALSLVATKVYKPGQVDEPLHAAAIRIQNKFRGWKGRKDFLITRQRIVKIQAHFRGHQVRKSKNILWSVGIVEKVILRWRRKGSGLRGFKREALTEASSMQDAPSDEDEYDLLKEGRKQTEERLQKALARVKSMVQYPEARDQYSRLLNVVSEIQEAQVEHENTRNRNGEATDFYDDLIDLEELLDDDTLEPMAP